The Mammaliicoccus sciuri genome window below encodes:
- a CDS encoding NupC/NupG family nucleoside CNT transporter, translating to MHYIIGIIGILLFLFLAWLVSSDKMRVRWQYIGLMIVIQFIFAFLLLKTTGGLTIIGGISSGFGYIIAKAMEGINFVFAGIANIDPKTDKPVSVYFLNVLMPIVFVSALIGILQYLKILPFIIKYLGLVISKVNGMGKLESYNAVASAILGQSEVFISIKKQLPLIPKHRMYTLTASAMSTISASIVGAYFTMVEPRYVVTAIVLNLFGGFIMASIINPYTVDSKEDDIMIQESEEKQSFFEMLGEYILDGFKVAVIVAAMLIGYVALIGLLNGVTSNILSFVSGGSVSWDFQTLIGFVFAPFAFLTGVPWADAVQSGSIMATKVLSNEFVAMGILPDADISERANGIISVFLVSFANFGSIGIIAGAVKSLNDKQGDNVARFGIKLLYGATLVSFLSATIAGFFL from the coding sequence ATGCATTATATTATCGGGATTATCGGTATCTTATTATTCCTATTTCTAGCATGGTTAGTAAGCTCTGATAAAATGCGTGTCAGATGGCAGTATATAGGATTAATGATCGTAATCCAGTTTATATTTGCTTTCTTATTATTAAAAACAACAGGTGGATTAACTATCATAGGTGGTATTTCAAGTGGTTTTGGCTACATCATAGCAAAAGCTATGGAAGGGATAAACTTCGTATTTGCGGGTATTGCAAATATCGATCCTAAGACAGATAAGCCTGTTTCAGTTTATTTCCTTAATGTATTAATGCCAATTGTGTTTGTATCAGCACTTATCGGTATTTTACAATATCTTAAAATCTTACCTTTTATCATTAAATATTTAGGTTTAGTCATTTCTAAAGTTAATGGTATGGGTAAATTAGAATCATATAATGCGGTCGCATCTGCAATTTTAGGTCAATCAGAAGTGTTTATTTCTATCAAAAAACAACTTCCATTAATTCCCAAACATCGTATGTATACATTAACAGCTTCAGCTATGTCTACAATATCTGCATCAATCGTTGGTGCATATTTTACAATGGTTGAGCCAAGATACGTTGTAACAGCTATCGTATTAAACTTATTCGGTGGATTTATTATGGCATCCATTATTAATCCATATACAGTAGATTCAAAAGAAGACGACATCATGATTCAAGAATCAGAAGAAAAACAATCATTCTTCGAAATGTTAGGTGAATATATTTTAGATGGTTTCAAAGTTGCCGTTATCGTAGCAGCAATGTTAATCGGTTATGTTGCATTAATCGGACTATTAAATGGTGTTACGTCTAACATTTTAAGTTTCGTTTCTGGCGGTTCAGTATCATGGGACTTCCAAACATTAATCGGATTTGTATTTGCACCATTTGCCTTCTTAACAGGGGTTCCTTGGGCAGATGCAGTACAATCAGGTAGTATTATGGCTACTAAAGTTCTTTCAAATGAATTTGTTGCGATGGGTATTTTACCTGATGCAGATATTTCAGAAAGAGCAAATGGTATCATTTCAGTATTCTTAGTTTCATTCGCAAACTTTGGTTCTATTGGTATCATCGCGGGTGCTGTTAAATCATTAAATGATAAACAAGGGGATAATGTCGCACGCTTCGGTATTAAATTATTATACGGTGCAACATTAGTATCATTCTTATCAGCTACAATCGCAGGATTTTTCTTATAA
- the pdxT gene encoding pyridoxal 5'-phosphate synthase glutaminase subunit PdxT, which translates to MKIGVLGLQGAVREHIKHIEKAGHEGITIKHVEQLDEIDGLVLPGGESTTMRRLMDLYGFTEALRNSSLPMYGTCAGLILLAKEVVGQESHLNKLDVVVERNSFGRQVDSFEQDLDVKGIEEAVNAVFIRAPHIQSAHEGVEVLSKVEDRIVAVRQNQYLGISFHPELTEDYKIMAYFIEEIVKQYQTEQV; encoded by the coding sequence ATGAAGATAGGTGTCCTAGGTTTACAAGGTGCTGTAAGAGAACATATAAAGCATATTGAAAAAGCTGGCCATGAAGGTATTACAATTAAGCATGTAGAGCAATTAGATGAAATTGATGGTTTAGTCTTACCTGGTGGAGAATCAACGACTATGCGTCGTTTAATGGATTTATACGGCTTTACTGAAGCACTTAGAAATAGTTCCTTACCTATGTATGGAACTTGTGCTGGGTTGATACTTTTAGCAAAAGAAGTAGTCGGCCAAGAAAGTCATTTAAATAAATTGGACGTTGTTGTTGAGAGAAATTCATTTGGTAGACAAGTAGATAGCTTTGAACAAGATTTAGATGTTAAAGGTATTGAAGAAGCGGTTAATGCAGTATTTATACGTGCACCTCACATACAATCAGCTCATGAAGGTGTGGAGGTATTATCTAAGGTTGAAGATAGAATTGTAGCTGTAAGACAAAATCAATACTTAGGTATTTCATTCCATCCGGAACTTACTGAAGACTACAAAATTATGGCGTATTTCATTGAAGAAATCGTGAAACAATATCAAACAGAACAAGTATAA
- the pdxS gene encoding pyridoxal 5'-phosphate synthase lyase subunit PdxS gives MSKITGSDKVKRGMAEMQKGGVIMDVVNAEQAKLAEEAGAVAVMALERVPSDIRAAGGVARMADPRIVEEVMNGVSIPVMAKGRIGHITEARVLESMGVDYIDESEVLTPADEEYHLKKDEFTVPFVCGCRNLGEAARRIGEGAAMLRTKGEPGTGNIVEAVRHMRQVNAEVRKLVVMSDDEIMTEAKNIGAPYEVLKEIKDLGRLPVVNFAAGGVATPADAALMMELGADGVFVGSGIFKSEAPEKFAKAIVQATTHYQDYKLIAELSKELGPAMKGLDINQLSLEERMQERGW, from the coding sequence ATGTCAAAAATTACTGGTTCAGATAAAGTTAAAAGAGGTATGGCAGAAATGCAAAAAGGTGGCGTAATCATGGATGTGGTTAATGCCGAACAAGCTAAATTAGCTGAAGAAGCAGGTGCTGTTGCTGTAATGGCATTAGAACGCGTACCATCTGATATTAGAGCAGCAGGAGGGGTAGCAAGAATGGCTGACCCACGTATTGTAGAAGAAGTTATGAATGGTGTATCTATTCCTGTTATGGCTAAAGGTAGAATTGGTCATATCACAGAAGCTCGCGTACTAGAATCAATGGGCGTAGATTATATTGATGAGTCAGAAGTGTTAACACCAGCTGATGAAGAATATCATTTGAAAAAAGATGAATTTACAGTGCCATTTGTTTGTGGTTGCCGTAATTTAGGTGAGGCTGCACGTAGAATTGGTGAAGGTGCTGCAATGTTACGTACGAAAGGTGAACCAGGAACTGGTAATATAGTTGAAGCAGTTCGTCATATGAGACAAGTGAATGCAGAAGTGCGTAAATTAGTTGTGATGAGTGACGACGAAATTATGACTGAAGCTAAAAATATTGGTGCGCCATATGAAGTATTAAAAGAAATTAAAGATTTAGGTCGTTTACCAGTTGTAAACTTTGCAGCAGGTGGGGTTGCAACGCCAGCTGATGCTGCATTAATGATGGAATTAGGCGCTGATGGTGTATTCGTTGGATCTGGTATCTTTAAATCTGAAGCACCAGAAAAATTTGCTAAAGCAATTGTTCAAGCAACTACACATTATCAAGATTATAAATTAATTGCCGAATTGTCTAAAGAATTAGGACCAGCTATGAAAGGTTTAGACATCAATCAATTATCATTAGAAGAACGTATGCAAGAGCGTGGATGGTAA
- the pdxR gene encoding MocR-like pyridoxine biosynthesis transcription factor PdxR, producing the protein MEMLMFDINRKINTPIYIQLYENIKKNIINDVMRYNEKLPSKRQLSHYLSVSQTTIEHAYQLLCDEGYIYSKNRSGFYINDIVNLPVTYKSKIPEAHYIEEQKYQYSFKLGAIDKTHFPNDLFRKYAKEAFDEQQIDLLDSGHKQGDFNLRKEISYYVFHSRGVNCSPDQIVVGSSTEQLLSIITDIISESKYMIEDPLYKQVRDLLKRKHIPFDFIPVTQNGIDIEQIIKTDSDVVYITPSHQFPTGVIMDLKRRTQLIKWASERDNRFIIEDDYDSEFRYSGRPIPALQSLDHSDSVIYVSTFSKSISPSLRVAYAVLPKNLIALYHKKTNIEGGTVPRHTQYMLARFMNEGHFERHLNRMRKIYRTKRDIILEQLKKYPETFSISGELTGMHFILNVHNGLSLEECISRIEACNIDIKPLSHYRFKQTDEKPHFVLGFGGINIEDAKTHINSLIECLTK; encoded by the coding sequence ATGGAAATGCTCATGTTCGACATCAATAGGAAGATTAATACGCCTATATACATACAACTATATGAAAATATTAAAAAAAATATTATTAACGACGTTATGAGGTATAACGAGAAATTACCTTCCAAAAGACAATTAAGTCATTATTTATCGGTAAGTCAAACAACGATAGAACACGCTTATCAACTACTTTGCGATGAAGGTTATATCTATAGTAAAAATCGTTCTGGCTTTTATATTAATGACATCGTTAATCTACCGGTAACCTATAAATCTAAGATTCCTGAAGCTCACTACATAGAAGAACAAAAGTATCAATATAGCTTTAAACTAGGTGCAATAGACAAAACGCATTTCCCGAATGACCTTTTTAGAAAATACGCTAAAGAAGCATTTGATGAACAACAAATAGATTTATTAGATAGTGGCCATAAACAAGGGGATTTTAATTTAAGAAAAGAAATCAGCTATTATGTCTTTCATAGCCGTGGCGTAAATTGTTCTCCAGATCAAATTGTCGTTGGGTCGTCAACAGAGCAGTTATTATCCATTATTACGGATATCATTTCAGAGTCTAAATATATGATTGAAGATCCTCTATACAAGCAAGTAAGAGATTTATTAAAAAGAAAACATATCCCATTTGATTTTATACCGGTTACGCAAAATGGGATTGATATAGAACAAATTATCAAGACGGATAGTGATGTTGTGTATATAACACCTAGTCATCAATTTCCAACTGGTGTCATTATGGACTTAAAACGACGAACACAACTCATTAAATGGGCTTCAGAACGAGACAATCGATTTATTATTGAAGATGACTATGATTCAGAGTTTAGATATAGTGGAAGGCCGATACCAGCACTACAAAGTTTAGATCATTCAGATAGCGTCATCTATGTTAGTACATTCTCTAAATCTATTTCTCCTTCGTTGCGTGTGGCTTATGCTGTACTTCCGAAAAATTTAATTGCTTTATATCACAAAAAGACAAACATAGAAGGTGGCACCGTACCAAGACATACCCAATATATGTTAGCAAGGTTTATGAATGAAGGTCATTTCGAAAGACATTTAAATCGCATGAGAAAAATATATCGAACTAAAAGAGATATTATACTCGAACAACTCAAAAAATACCCTGAAACCTTTTCGATTTCAGGGGAATTAACGGGAATGCATTTTATATTAAATGTTCATAATGGTTTATCTTTAGAGGAATGTATAAGTAGAATTGAAGCATGCAATATCGATATAAAACCCCTCTCTCATTATCGCTTTAAACAAACTGATGAGAAACCTCACTTTGTTCTTGGGTTCGGTGGTATTAATATTGAAGATGCCAAAACACATATCAATAGTTTAATAGAATGTTTAACCAAATAA
- a CDS encoding FUSC family protein: protein MKKYFEVMFKVNKNNLATKKAFMQAIIVFIILAGSVLLGRFDLGLTALLGSFSNIYIINGLYPSRIRKVIAVSIVLSVCIMLGTITITIPFLYALVLGLIGMIGHFVLKAFQIPGPSSLFFVLTYSVASIMPIMPEDFLNRGLLVLCGGIVSTIVVIIDAMFNHKKPEAESVSNIYKNLAYLTENFSGKKFDDARRNTLNAIHHATNTLTTANAFWNKTHGYNRMLQLKGRAEAIWSACLELSSKGYEELPKEISEALTYIQLRIAGNESAQYVPIEYDGESSYIKSLAELINDTVMILNDKNLQFDKQIIYRKPMYSRIIKENLSRDSLVLMSSMQYGVILFTSVIIAFGMGFERAYWIPISCCSVLLGSSSLSTIQRALQRTVGTITGMLVAILILAFEPNTWTIVILMAILMGTAELLVAFNYTIAVTFITPNVLLMSAAITQHFDTYLVMPRIVDVVIGSVIGLIGVLIVGRNQASKKLPKTINNTLKLQASLLHAIFSSNKYHHNIAKSKIITDLHTEIMNTKAMYQAALNEMDNKVKKIEYVYPIIFTVEQLAFTLERAYAQGNISTLSDHDLGLYLTTYENICKKVVFNADYKKIDLPELKEYTSIRNELMKLQSLSHTK, encoded by the coding sequence ATGAAAAAATATTTTGAAGTGATGTTTAAAGTGAATAAAAATAATTTAGCAACTAAAAAAGCATTTATGCAAGCTATTATTGTTTTTATCATTTTAGCTGGAAGTGTATTACTTGGAAGATTCGATCTAGGACTAACTGCGTTATTAGGATCTTTTAGTAATATATACATTATTAATGGATTATATCCTTCACGAATTAGAAAAGTTATAGCAGTTTCTATAGTATTAAGTGTTTGTATCATGTTAGGAACGATTACAATAACAATTCCATTTTTATATGCATTAGTATTAGGACTTATAGGAATGATAGGTCATTTCGTTTTAAAAGCTTTTCAAATACCTGGTCCTTCTTCTTTATTCTTTGTACTTACATATAGTGTAGCTTCTATTATGCCAATTATGCCTGAGGATTTCCTGAACAGAGGATTACTTGTTTTATGTGGGGGTATTGTTAGTACAATTGTTGTAATAATTGATGCAATGTTTAATCATAAAAAGCCGGAAGCTGAAAGTGTATCAAATATTTATAAGAATTTAGCATATTTAACTGAAAATTTTAGTGGGAAAAAATTTGATGATGCACGTAGAAATACTTTAAATGCGATACATCATGCAACAAATACTTTGACGACAGCTAATGCTTTTTGGAATAAAACGCATGGTTATAATAGAATGTTACAGTTAAAAGGACGTGCTGAAGCTATATGGTCTGCTTGTTTAGAATTATCTTCAAAAGGTTATGAAGAGTTACCAAAAGAAATAAGTGAAGCACTTACTTATATTCAGCTTAGAATTGCAGGTAATGAATCTGCCCAATATGTACCGATTGAATATGATGGAGAGAGCTCTTACATAAAGTCATTAGCTGAATTAATTAATGATACAGTCATGATTCTTAATGATAAGAATTTGCAATTTGATAAACAAATTATTTATAGAAAACCGATGTACTCAAGAATTATTAAAGAAAATTTATCAAGAGATTCTTTAGTTTTAATGTCTTCTATGCAATATGGGGTTATATTATTTACTTCAGTTATTATTGCATTTGGTATGGGGTTTGAAAGAGCTTATTGGATACCAATATCTTGTTGTTCTGTATTATTAGGTTCATCATCTCTTTCTACAATCCAAAGAGCATTACAAAGAACAGTAGGTACAATTACAGGTATGTTAGTCGCAATTTTAATTTTAGCATTTGAGCCTAATACATGGACGATTGTCATACTAATGGCTATCTTGATGGGAACAGCTGAGTTATTAGTCGCATTTAATTATACAATTGCAGTCACATTTATTACGCCGAATGTTCTTTTAATGTCAGCAGCAATCACACAACATTTCGATACATATTTAGTAATGCCAAGAATTGTTGATGTTGTAATTGGTTCAGTAATAGGTTTAATTGGTGTACTGATAGTGGGAAGAAATCAAGCATCTAAAAAATTGCCTAAGACGATTAATAATACGTTAAAACTACAAGCAAGTTTGTTACATGCAATATTTTCTTCTAATAAGTATCATCATAATATTGCAAAATCAAAAATCATCACAGATTTGCACACTGAAATCATGAATACGAAGGCAATGTATCAAGCTGCGTTGAATGAAATGGATAACAAAGTTAAAAAGATTGAATATGTTTATCCGATTATATTTACAGTAGAACAATTAGCATTTACGTTAGAAAGAGCTTATGCACAAGGTAACATTTCGACGCTATCAGATCATGACTTAGGACTTTATTTAACGACTTATGAGAATATTTGTAAAAAAGTGGTCTTTAATGCAGACTATAAAAAAATTGATTTACCAGAATTAAAAGAATATACAAGTATTAGAAATGAACTAATGAAATTACAAAGTTTAAGTCATACCAAATAA